The following proteins are encoded in a genomic region of Hippocampus zosterae strain Florida chromosome 2, ASM2543408v3, whole genome shotgun sequence:
- the LOC127596014 gene encoding galanin receptor type 1-like — translation MCFTHFYHYERGEQAVVAIPLTLCERPPPPFLTLTGSQINELIDFNWEGTEMTGQDVNRSELGQSNRQEEAVIKVLVPILDGLILVTGLVGQILVISTLTGRRRKDRHPPHGTDTLLLALSAADLLLLLCLPFHTSAITLGCWPFGSFLCKWVSFLGVACSSASVFTLAALAVTRYLTVVHPTWAYRSRMHRRLKVTVVLLWLPASALAAPQFAFRTVTTSRAVYCFAFLSDFSQLIYSISLFVFGFALPLGIIVLMYAKIYCFLRHARLFGNAPRLERYQSQVTHTSALLVLVFTLLWLPSYALMFSFIGGSIQGSKGYNTIAILARLLASSVAVVNPLLYGFMSQKFRRELLELGRERWTVCKNSLNGCPHMMMGGDMVRTFELDASSET, via the coding sequence ATGTGCTTTACTCATTTCTATCATTACGAGAGGGGAGAGCAGGCCGTCGTTGCGATTCCCCTGACGCTAtgtgaacgcccccccccccccttcttaaCATTAACAGGCTCTCAGATTAATGAGCTCATTGACTTTAATTGGGAAGGCACGGAGATGACAGGACAGGACGTAAACCGCAGCGAACTCGGACAAAGCAACAGGCAAGAGGAGGCTGTGATTAAGGTTCTGGTGCCCATTCTGGATGGTCTAATCCTGGTGACTGGCCTGGTAGGACAAATCCTGGTCATCAGCACCCTAACAGGGCGGAGGCGGAAAGACCGCCACCCGCCACACGGTACCGACACCCTGCTGCTGGCCCTGAGCGCGGCTGACTTGCTCCTGTTGCTTTGCCTGCCCTTCCACACGTCGGCCATCACGTTGGGATGCTGGCCTTTCGGAAGCTTCCTGTGCAAATGGGTCAGCTTCCTGGGCGTGGCCTGTTCTTCGGCTTCCGTCTTTACTTTGGCTGCACTGGCTGTGACTCGCTACCTCACAGTGGTGCACCCCACCTGGGCGTACCGCTCCAGGATGCACCGGCGGCTCAAGGTGACGGTGGTACTTCTGTGGCTTCCCGCCTCGGCCTTGGCGGCGCCTCAGTTTGCCTTCCGCACAGTGACGACATCCAGGGCGGTGTACTGCTTCGCCTTTCTGTCCGACTTCAGCCAGCTCATCTACAGCATCAGCCTCTTCGTCTTTGGCTTTGCCCTACCACTGGGAATCATCGTGCTGATGTACGCAAAGATCTACTGCTTTCTTCGACACGCGCGATTGTTTGGAAATGCCCCTCGTCTGGAGCGCTACCAGAGCCAGGTCACTCACACGTCAGCTCTCTTGGTCCTGGTCTTCACTCTGCTCTGGCTACCCTCCTACGCGCTCATGTTCTCCTTCATCGGGGGAAGCATTCAGGGCTCAAAGGGTTACAACACGATTGCCATTTTGGCCAGATTGCTGGCATCGTCAGTGGCGGTGGTTAACCCCCTGCTGTATGGATTCATGTCTCAGAAGTTCCGAAGAGAGTTGTTAGAGCTGGGGAGAGAGCGATGGACCGTTTGCAAAAACTCCCTGAATGGTTGTCCTCATATGATGATGGGCGGGGACATGGTGCGAACCTTTGAGTTGGACGCAAGCTCTGAAACCTAA